The region GAGATTATGCTGGGACCCAACGGGGATGCTGCTTTTTTAGACCGTATTACGAATATTGTGGATGAGAAAATCTCAGACTTATGGAAAAGCGTAGGAGCACATATGACTCCGGAGGAGTATGAATACTTTAATGCCTTTCTTATCAACGGCTATATCGGATTTCTTCAAAAGTGGTTGATAACCGGTTGTAAGCAGTCACCAGAGGAAATGGCAGTATTTGCAGCTAATGTTCTTATTCCGACCATAAAGAACTCCCTTGAATTCAGTGGATTAATGAAGAATTACAATCATTTGAATTAAAGGACAGATAGATTTATATTTTGGAGTAATTTGAAGCAGCTACCATTATTGGTTTTGTAAAAAATAGGTACTGCATTTATTGGAAGCAATGGGTCTTGAAGCGATTGAGACATGTTCGGGTGCAATGCCTGGAAATGAATTGTTTAAGGTGACAGTATATTGTATGCAGCAGAAAAACCGCTAAGAAGGATTATCGCTCTCATACGTTTAAAGCTAAACAGTTGAGAGCGATTGGTAGAACGATTGGTAGAACGATTGGTAGAGCGGTTGATAGAACGATTATGTAAAAAGTACTTGAAAGAATATATAAAGGAGAAGATGCAATGAGTGGGAAAATTATTATGAACTTAGCCATCAGCATTGACGGATATATTGCTGATGAAAACGGCGGCTATGATTGGATCGTGGGACAAGGCGATACCTCTATTGATACAGCCGAAAAAAGTGATTTTATGGAGTTTCTTGCGGGCGTTGATATCGTTGTTATGGGTAAAAAATGCTATGATCAGGGTTTTGCTAAAGAATATCCAACAAAAACGGTATATGTAGCTACAAATGAAGTAAAAGATGATGAGGGCAATATCCATTTTATTAGTGGCGATATTGTAAGCAAATTTCAAAATGAAAAAAACAGCGGGAAAAATATATATCTGTTTGGGGGTGGTGGCTTGATAGATCACTTTGTCAAGGCTAATGCTATTGACGAATATATTGTGGGAATCATTCCAACGATACTTGGGAAAGGCCGTCCACTATTTTTAGGAAACAATCCAACAATACAGCTTCATCTTGATAAATACACCGTTAGCGATGGAGTTACTGTGTTACATTACTCAAGACGATAAAAGAAAAGTGGCTTAATGGAGTAAAAATTTGAAGAACATCACAATAAGGCAAAAGGGTCTGAAATATTCAAAATTTTCGGTCATAGAGGAGAGCTGCATTTAATACTACAAGAACAGATCCAACATTATGAACCAAAGCTCCTGAAATAGGGTTTAACAAACCTAAAACAGACAGAACAATCGCAATAGCATTGATACACATAGAAGCAGTTATATTACCCTTTATTGTACGGATTGTGGAAGTGGAAAGTCTTTTTATGTATGGGATTTTGGCAATATCATCGCCCATTATTGCAATATCAGCTGCTTCTATTGCAATATCACTTCCAATGCTTCCCATGGCAATACTGACATTAGCCATTTTTAACGCCGGAGCATCATTTATTCCATCTCCTACCATGCAGACAATTTTGTTTTCTTGTTTTTGGAGTTTTTCTATGCTTTCAACTTTCTCGGTAGGAAGAAGCTCTGAATAGATGTTTGTAATACCTATCTGAGCTGCTACATACTCGGCTGTAAGCTGATTGTCTCCAGTTAGTAAAACCACATCGGTATTCATGGAATGAAGTTTGTCTATCACATCTTTCGCAGTTTCCTTGATTGTATCTGACAGTGCGATGATACCAATGACGGTATGTTCTTCTGCTAAGATGAGGGAAGCTTTGCCTTGATTTCTTAAGCAATCAAGTTTCTCTAAGATGTGATTTTCAATGGATATTTTATGATCTGAAAGGAATGTTGTGTTCCCACAGTAAATCATTTTTCCTGATGAAAGCCCCATTACGCCTTGTCCTGGAATCATCATAAAGTCAGATATTTCAGTAAGTAAAAGATTTTGACTTTTTGCAAATTTTACAATTGCTTTTCCAAGAGGATGTTCAGAGTAAGATTCTATGGAAGCTCCTTTTAAAAGTACTGAACTTTCAGTCTCAGAATCAATGAAAGGTATAATGTCAGAAACTTGTAAATTGCCATAGGTGAGTGTTCCGGTTTTGTCAAATGTTATACAATTGACCATTCCCATACGTTCCAGTGCCTCACCGGATTTTATTAAGACACCGTGTTTTGTTGCCTGACCAATGGCAGCCATAATGGAGGTTGGTGTGGCAAGCGCCAGTGCACATGGACAGAATACAACAAGGACAGTTACAGTTCTTACAATATCTTTTGTGATGATATATGCAACGATCGCAATAAGAAGAGCGATGGGAACAAGCCAGGTAGCCCATTTATCAACAATTTTCTGCATGGGAGCTTTTTTGTTCTCTGCTTCTTTGACAAGTAAAATCATTTTTTGCAAGGACGAATCTTTTCCAACTTGGACAGCTTTTATATCAATGGTTCCAAAACAGTTCATTGTTCCACAGAAAACAGTATCATTTGTAGATTTATCAACAGGAAGGGATTCACCGGTAATGACAGATTGATCGACAGAGCTATTCCCATTCATGATGATTCCATCAATAGGAATTGCCTCCCCAGGTAAGATGCGAAGCAAATCATTTATCTGTATTTGTTCAGTAGGTATCATTTCTTCATAGTACCCGTTCCCATTTGTAATCAGCTTTCTGCCTTGTGTTGGGATGAGTGACACAAGGTTACCGATTCCCTTTTTTGCTCTGGCTACGGTCATATCCTCAAGTATAGCTCCGATGGCCATGATAAATGCAACTTCACCAGCAGCAAATAACTCACCAATGAAAATGGAAGCAATCATGGCAATAGAAATCAAAAGGGCAGAGGAAATCCATTTTTGGAATATGAGCCTTGTGAAAGCGAGATATAATAACGGTAAACCCGAAATGAAAACCGTAATCCATGCAGGGTCAATTGGAAGTTTTTTATTGGTGATCATCAGAATGAAAGAAATAATTAGAAATATGCCAGAGAAAACAGTTAATTTGGTTCCTGCTAAAAAGTTAGTGAATTTTTTCATTTTGTTATTCCTCGCTATTCTTACTATAATATAGTACACTTTATTTGATAACTAACATTCTGTTCTACTATTATTATATTTTACCGTATTGTATTATCAACAATCAAAAATGGTAGATTGTAAGTTATGAAACAAATTATTGTTTTTGTACGGAAAGGAACTGGTATGGATAGAAGGATACAGAAAACAAGAGATTCGATATTTACGGCATTTAGCAGATTACTTTCAATGAAAAAATATTCACAGATAACGGTTCAGGATATTATAGATGAGGCCAATATTGGGAGAAGCACATTTTATGCCCATTTTGAGACAAAAGATCAATTGTTGGATGAATTGTGTCGGGATATTTTTGATCATATTTTTGCTAAAGATTTATCTTCAGAACAGCATCATGATTTTTCGGGGAACAAGGACTTTGAAGCGAAGATTACTCATATTTTATATCATTTGAAAGAAAGTAAGCATGACATGAAGTCAATTCTAACTTATGAAAGTGCTGATATCTTTTGGAGTTATTTTAAGAGGTATTTTGAAAAGCTATTTGCAGACTTTATAGATAGTGAAAGATATCATAATGTACCAGAGGAGTTTCTGTTGAACCATATGGCGGGCAGCTTTGTTGAGCTGGTAAAGTGGTGGATGAAAAAAGATATGAAGCCAGAACCAGAAGTTGTAGCATCCTATTTCATAGAAGTAATAAAGAAGTGAAAAAGAAGTGAAAAAGAAGTGAAAAAGAAGTGAAAAAGAAGTGAAAAAGAAGTGAAAAAGAAGTCATGAAAAGGAATCTATGAAAAAGAAGTAATTCTGTTAAAGAAGAGAAAATATAAGTTAATAGTAAAATAACCTAGCCGAACGATAGCATTCGTATGAATTGGTTGTGTTTTGGAATTCAAAGATTCTGTCCTATGCAGAATCTTTTTTTGATGAAATGGAGAGATTATTCAAACTTTTGGAAGAGATGACGAGATTTGTTATCATTGACATATAAAAGTTATAATGATACTATTTTAAAATAACAATTTAGATCTTTAAGGTGCTTGGTGTCATGCCGTTAGGTATTGAAGTCCAAGATAATAGGGAAATGGGTGAAAATCCCATACGGTCTCGCCGCTGTGAAGGAAGAATCATATCTTGAATATCACTGTGTAAAATTACATGGGAAGATGAGATATGGTGTTGACGCCTGAGTCAGAAGACCTGCCTTAAGATAGTTTTTACACTTATTTACGAATGATGATTAGGTGTAATTGGGATAGCACCATGGGGAAGCTATCTCCTTTTACGCCTTTTACAATTTATGTAAAAGGCTTTTTTTTGTTTGCACAGTATTGTCGAACTATTATTTAAATATTTGGAGGAAGTAAAGTGAGTATCCGCATGTTGGGAATTGATCATAATAAAGCATCTATCGAGGAACGAGAAATATTTTCGTTTACGAAAAAAATGGCAGCGGATGTTTTACTTAATATAAAAGAAATAGAAGGAATCAATGGTTGTATTATTTTATCAACCTGTAATCGAATGGAAGTGTGGGTTAGCTGCTTTGAAGAATTTGAAACTTCTATTTATGAAATTTTATGTTCAATAAAAAAGGTTGACGACAATCGATATAGACATTGTTTTATTGAACGTGGTGGGTATGACGCCATAGAGCATTTGTTTTATATGACCTGTGGCTTAAAGTCAAAAATCATTGGAGAAGACCAGATTCTGACACAGGTAAGAGAGGCATTGGAGCTCAGTAGAGAGAACTACTGTACCGACAGTGTTTTAGAAACACTGTTTCGTTTCGCCATTACTTCGGCAAAGCAGGTCAAGACACAGATACATTTATCTGTAGTGAATTCTTCTGTCATTCATCATGTGGTTCATGAGCTTAAATTATCTAATTATCTCTTTAAGGGAAAGAAATGCCTGGTTATTGGCAATGGTGAAATGGGGAAATTAGCAGCGACAAAGCTAGAAGAGGAAGGTTCCGATGTTACTGTAACAGTCAGACAATATCGAAGTGGTATCATTGAAATACCAGTTGGATGCAATAGAATCAATTACGGAGACCGACTTGAACATATCGTGGAATACGACTTTGTTATAAGTGCTACTTCAAGTCCTAATATGACAATTCATTTGGAGCAGTTAAGTAATCTGGAGTTTAAGAAACCAGTATTATTTATTGATTTGGCTGTTCCAAGGGATATCGATCCAAGGATTACGGAACTAAAAAATATAACGTTGTACGATATTGATCATTTCAAAGTGGAAACTGTATCTGATGAAATGAAAACACAGCTTCGTCAAATCGATGAGATACTAAAAACTAAGATGGATGAGTTTATATCCTGGTATGAGTGCAGGGGCATCATCAAGGTTGTACAGACGTTAAGTGAAAATGCAGCGATCGATGTGGGGCTAAGAATTGATAAAACGATGAAAAAAATAGAAATGGACAGTAACGATAAAGAATTATTAGCAGCAACAGTACATTCTGCAACGAATAAAGTTGTCAGTAAGTTGATGTTTGGGTTAAGAGATCATGTAAGTGCTGCTACATTTCAGGAATGTATGGTAGCACTAAAAAATATATATTAGGAGAAAAGAGTCATGTCTGAGGATGCAGCTGCATATTTTCCATTATTCGTTGATTTGAATAAGAAAGAGATAGTGGTATTTGGTGGAGGGAAGATTGCTACACGAAGGATTTTATCTTTATTGGATTTTGGAGCCGATATTACAGTAGTTTCTCCAGCATGTACCAAGGAGATTTCGGAGCTGTCAGCTCAAAATAAGCTTGTTTTGGAACAAAGATGCTATATGGTAGGTGAAATTAAGATGCCCTATATGGTACTGGCAGCAACCAATGATCCTATAGTCAATGACATGATACATAGAGAGTGTAAAGAAAAAGGGATTCTTATAAATGTAGCTTCGGATCAGACAAAATCTGATTTCTTTTTTCCAGGACTTGCTGTCCAGAAACCCATAGTAATTGGTGTTACAGCAAGTGGTAAGGATCATAAAAAGGTAAAAGTAATTACCCAGAAAATAAGAGATATGCTAAAAGGTGAGTGATGACAATGAGAATAATTCGTATCGGAAGCAGAGAAAGTGAACTGGCAGTTAGACAGTCGAGAATACTGATTGATTCTATAAAACAATATCATAATGAAATAGAGACTGAGCTTATTACCATGAAGACGACAGGAGATATCATACTGGATAAAAGCCTAGACAAAATTGGAGGAAAAGGTCTCTTTGTAAAGGAGCTAGATTTAGCGCTTATCGAAGGGAGAAGTGACCTGTCGGTACATAGCTTAAAGGATATGCCAATGGAAACGCCGGAGGAATTACCTATTTTAGCATTTTCAAAAAGGGAGGATCCAAGAGATGCGCTGGTTTTACCATTAGGATGTACAGAAATTGACCCTGTTTTACCAATTGGATGTTCCAGCCAGAGACGAATGCTTCAACTAAAAAAGATTTATCCAGGTGCCAATTATAAAGGAATCAGAGGAAATGTACTTACTAGGCTTGAGAAACTTGATAGAGGAGAATATGGTGCTCTTGTCTTAGCTGCGGCAGGGTTAAAGAGATTGGGATTAGAAAGCCGTATCAGCCGAATCTTTACGACGGAGGAAATTATTCCAGCTGCCGGACAGGGGATACTGGCTGTTCAGGGAAGAGCGGGTGAAAGTTATGAATTCTTAAAACAATTTCATAATGAAGAGGCAACCTTTCAAGCAGTATGTGAGAGAGCATTTGTAAAGACATTGAATGGAGGATGCAGTTCCCCGGTAGCAGCATATGCAAAGGTTGAAGATGAAATGATTACAGTAACAGGCTTATATTTCGATGAAATAACCGGTGATTATATCACTGGAAATCTTACCGGAAAGAAGGAAGATGCAGAGCAACTGGGGGAGATGTTAGCGAATAAGCTTAGAACGGAATGGTGCATGCGATGAAGAAAGGGAAGGTTTGGCTTGTAGGAGCAGGTCCTGCAGAAACAGACTTACTGACAATTAAAGCAAAAAAGGCAATCGAGCAGGCTGATGTGGTAGTTTACGACAGACTGGTTGGTCAGGGAATCCTGATGATGATACCTGAGGATGTAAAATGTATTGATGTTGGGAAGTGTGCTGGAAATCATACGATGCCTCAAAAACAAATTAATCAAATTTTATTACAAGAAGCTATGTCTGGCAAACAAGTTGTACGCTTAAAAGGTGGAGATCCGTTCCTATTTGGAAGAGGCGGAGAAGAACTCGAGTTGTTAAGTGAATATGACATACCCTTTGAAATAGTACCCGGTATAACATCTGCCATATCCGTACCAGCATATCATGGAATTCCGGTAACCCATCGTGATTATTGTTCTTCCGTTCATATCATTACGGGGCATAGGGGAAAAGATAAGCCCTATGATATAGATTTTGATGCACTTGTTCGCACCAAGGGAACGCTGGTATTTTTGATGGGGGCTTCCGCTCTGGGAGATATTTGCGATGGATTAATGAGGGCAGGTATAGAAACAGATATGCCAGCTGCAATCCTACAAAAAGGTACTACATCAAAGCAAAAACAAATTGTTGCGACAATTGGTACGCTAGAACAGGAAGTAAAAAGACAAGGGGTCGAAACTCCAGCAATTATCGTAGTGGGGAAAGTATGTCAGCTAGCGAATGATTTTTCCTGGTACGAAAAACGTCCATTATCAGGTAAGAAGATTGTGGTTACCAGACCGAAGGAGCTAGTTTCAACTCTTTCTGAAAAGCTGAAAAGTAAGGGAGCTGAAGTATTGGAGATTCCAACCATACGAATTGCTCCATTAAAAAATAATATTGTTTTGAAAAATACACTTTTGCAACTAGATCAGTTTCAATGGCTGGTATTTACAAGCCCTTCCGGAGTAGATGTCTTTTTTAACGCGATGAAGGAAGAAAAAATAGACATCAGAAAGCTGGCTAATCTAAAAGTTGCAGTTGTTGGTGAAGGAACCAAAAAGAAAGTGGAAGACAGGGGAATCCTGGTTGACCTGATTCCGGAAAATTACTATGGGAAATCCCTTGGAAAATCAATCAGAATGAGTTGCTGCGACGGAGATAGAATCCTTATTCCGAGGGCAAGTATTGGAAATGAAGAAATCATGGAAGAGATTAAAAAGAATCCACTGTTGGAAGTTATGGATATTCCAATCTATGATACGGTATATTCTACACCAGACATAATTAACTTAAAGGATGAATTTGAACGTGGAAATATTGATTTTGCCGTATTTACAAGTAAATCTACGGTGACGGGATTTGTCAAGGCAACAAAAGACTTGGATTATCACTTAGTGAATGCAGTTTGTATTGGAGAGCAGACCAGGGATGAAGCACAGAAAAATAATATGAAAACCTGGATGTCAAAAAAGGCTACAATTGATAGTCTTGTTGAAACGATCGAAGAGTTAGCAAGTGTTATATAGAGTGATGAATAGAATGCATTGAATGTATAGAGAGGCATGGCGGTAAAAATGGATATGATACAAAGACCAAGAAGACTAAGAAACAATTCGATACTCAGAAAAATGGTGAGAGAAACCAGAATGGATAAATCCTCCTTAGTATATCCTGTGTTTATTAAAGGAGGAGTAGGAATTGAAGAAGAAATCAAATCTATGGAGGGACAGTTTCGCTACAGTATTGACCGTCTTCCATATAAGCTAGAGGAATTAGCGAAAGCTGGCATTGATAAAGTTTTATTGTTTGGAATTCCGGAAGAAAAAGATGAATGTGGAAGTTCTGCATTTGATGATAATGGAATCATTCAGAAAGCACTTCGTTCCTTAAAAATGCAATTTCCCGAGATGTACTGTATCACTGATGTATGCATGTGTGAGTATACCTCCCATGGTCATTGTGGAATCTTAAATGGCGATAAGGTTGATAATGACAAGACATTAGAGTATTTGGCGAAGATAGCATTATCTCATGCAGAGGCTGGAGCAGATATGATTGCACCGTCTGATATGATGGATGGCAGGATAGGGGCGATTAGAAGAATGTTAGATAGCAATCAATTAGAACATATTCCTATCATGTCCTATGCAGTAAAGTATGCATCAGCTTTTTATGGACCATTCCGAGAAGCAGCAGGCTCAGCTCCTGCTTTTGGCGATCGCAAAACCTATCAAATGGATTATCACAATAAAAGAGAAGCAATGAAAGAGGCATTGCTTGATATAGAAGAGGGTGCAGACATTATTATGGTAAAGCCGGCACTTTCTTATCACGACGTAATCAACGAGGTGTCCAATGCTGTACAAGTTCCTGTTGCTGCGTATAGTGTAAGTGGAGAATACGCAATGGTAAAAGCAGCTGCAAAGGCTGGATTTATTAACGAAGCAGATGTTATATGCGAAATGGCAACAGGTGCATATCGAGCGGGTGCGAGTATCTATATTACTTATTTTGCAAATGAACTGGCAAGATATATGGATGAAGGGAGAATTGGCTAATGACTAGATCAGAAGAACTTTTTAAAGAAGCACTTAAGGTTATCCCAGGTGGAGTTAATAGTCCGGTAAGGGCATTTGGTTCTGTCGGAGAAAGTCCAAGGTTTATTAAGAGGGCAGAGGGTGCCCATTTGTATGACGTAGATGGTAAAGAATATATTGATTATATCTGTTCCTGGGGACCAATGATTTTAGGACATAATCATCCAGATATTTTAGAAAGTGTAGTACAAGCCTGTCAGAATGGTTTAAGCTTCGGAGCTGTCACAGAGATGGAAGTTAAGATGGCAAAGCTGATTTGCGAGTTGGTTCCTTCGATTGAAATGGTTCGTATGGTGAATTCAGGCACCGAGGCTGTTATGAGTGCCATTCGTGTTGCAAGGGGCTATACCGGTAGAAACAAAATAATAAAATTCAATGGGTGCTATCATGGACATAGCGACGGTCTGCTTGTAAAAGCGGGATCAGGTGTAATGACAGCGGGAGTTCCGGATAGTCTTGGCGTACCAAAAGGGTGTACGGAGGATACTCTTACTGCAAATTATAATGATATTACCGGTGTTCAGGAATTATTTAACCAATATAGGAGTGATATTGCAGCAGTAATTGTTGAACCAGTAGCTGCCAATATGGGAGTTGTTCTTCCGAAGGAAGGTTTTTTACACGGATTAAGAAAGCTATGTAATGAGAATGGGACAGTACTTATTTTCGATGAGGTAATCACAGGTTTTCGTCTTGGGATAGATGGTGCCCAGGGGTATTATGGGGTAACACCGGATTTGACTACTTACGGAAAAATCATAGGAGCAGGTATGCCAGTTGGAGCCTATGGGGGGCGTAAAGAAATCATGGAAGTCGTAGCACCCCTTGGAGCCGTATACCAGGCAGGAACCTTAAGCGGTAATCCGGTTGCTATGACGGCGGGCTATACTCAGCTGACAATTTTAAAAGAAAATCCAGATTATTATACAAAGCTAAATCAGATGGGTGAGCTGTTATTTGGTGATATTGAGATGAAATTCAGACGTGCTGGAATTCCATTTCAAATGAATCATGTCGGTTCTTTAGGAAGCTTGTTCTTTGCCAAGGAGGAAGTGTATGATTATCAATCTGCAAAGGCTTCTGATACAGAACAATATAAAGCATATTTTAAATATATGCTAAATAAGGGCATTTATTTGGCACCTGCACAGTTTGAAGCTATGTTCTTATCTGTGGCACATGGAGAAGAAGAAATAAAACAAACATTAGATACAATGGATGGTTTTTTAGAGTCAGTAAGATAAAATAAGGCTTTTAAAAATCAGAAAGATAAAATAAGTTTTTTAGAGCCAGCAAGATAGAATAAGTCTTGATCTGATTCTGAGCACTCTGGGGAACTCCCTTATACACAGCTTTGTGGTTGATTAAGTACTCATTCTTTGAAAGGAGGTTCAGATTCACTTGGAATATAAGAACGGACTGGAAGATTTGTATATATTAAAGGATAACAAGAAATTAAGATATGGATATACTACCGGATCGTGTGCGGCTGCAGCGGCTAAGGCAGCAACCTTAATGCTGCTTTGTAAAACAGAAGTACATTATGTGGATCTGATGACTCCGAAGGGGATCCGATTAAATCTCAAAATTTTAGATATTATCATGGAAGAGGATTCTGTTACTTGCGCTGTGCAAAAGGATAGTGGAGATGATCCGGATGTAACCAATGGTATTATGGTATATGCAAAGGTTTCTAAGAATGAGGAAGGAACTGTTTGTATTGATGGTGGTATTGGTGTTGGAAGGGTAACAAAAGCAGGATTGGAGCAGCCCAAAGGTAATGCGGCAATCAATAGAGTTCCAAGACAAATGATTACAGATGCTGTAATGGAAGTATGCGATGAAAATGATTATGCCAGCGGAATCAATGTAGAGATCATCATTCCTCAGGGAGTTGAAATAGCAAAACGAACCTTTAATCCCAATTTAGGGATTGTGGGTGGTATTTCTGTGCTTGGAACCAGTGGTATCGTAGAGCCGATGAGTGAAGCTGCACTCATTGAAAGTATTCGTGTCGAAATGAAAATGGCTGTGGCAAACGGAGCAGAATATCTACTACTTTCACCAGGTAATTATGGTGCGGACTTTACAAAGGAAAACCTGTCCATTCCCAACGTGCAATCCATTAAGTTTAGTAATTATGTGGGAGAAGCGATTGATATCGCAAATGAGTTAGGTGTAAAAGGGATATTATTTATCAGCCATATTGGAAAGTTCATAAAAGTGGCGGGTGGTATCATGAATACCCATTCCAAATACGCAGATGCAAGAATGGAGATTCTTGCGGCAAATGCTGTTTTAGCAGGAGCCTCTATCCATACTTTAGAAGAAATATTAAAATGTGTAACCACCGATGAGGCACTTGCCATATTAGAATTATCTGGAATAACGGAAAAAACAATGGAGCATGTAGTGGAAAAGATAAAACATTACCTGAATCGCAGAGCGTATGAATCCATGGAAATAGGTGCCATTATCTTTTCTAACGAGTATGGAATATTAGGACAAACAGAAAATGCAAAGGAGTTACTTCGATGTTTGGAAAATTGTACGGAGTAGGAGTTGGGCCGGGAGATCCGGAGCTATTAACCATAAAGGCAGTAAGGATTCTAAAAGAAGCAGACATTCTTGCGGTGCCAGGAGAAGAAAAGGAAAGTAGCGTTGCCTATAAAATTGCAAGTCAGTCAGTAAAAGAGATTGACAACAAGAAAATCATTTCTATCCATATGCCAATGACAAAGGATGAAAAACGTCTGGAGGAGAGTCATAACAACGGGGCTGGTGAAATCATCAGTTATTTAGAACAAGGAAAAAATGTGGCATTCCTCACTTTGGGAGACCCAACTATCTATTCCACCTATATCTATTTACATAAGATAGTAAGTGAAAGAGGTTATGAAACAGAAATCATAAGCGGGATTCCATCCTTTTGTGCGGTAGCTGCAAAACTAAATCAAGGGTTGGTGGAGAAAAACGAGCAGTTACATGTGGTTCCATCTTCCTATGATATTAAGGATGCCATGGAGCTTTCTGGTACGAAAGTATTGATGAAATCCGGTAAAAAAATAAGCTCAGTGGTAGAACACCTGAAAACACTTAATTGTCAGGCTTCCATGGTTGAAAACTGTGGAATGGAAAACGAAAGAATTTATCAAAGTCTGGATGAAATAAAGGATGATGCAGGTTACTATTCGTTAATTATTGTAAAGGAGAATTAGAATGGTACATTTTGTTGGTGCGGGATCAGGGGCGGCTGATTTGATTACTGTCCGTGGGCATGGGCTTTTAAAGGAAGCAGACATTATTATTTACGCAGGATCTTTGGTGA is a window of Lachnoclostridium phytofermentans ISDg DNA encoding:
- the cbiD gene encoding cobalt-precorrin-5B (C(1))-methyltransferase CbiD; this encodes MEYKNGLEDLYILKDNKKLRYGYTTGSCAAAAAKAATLMLLCKTEVHYVDLMTPKGIRLNLKILDIIMEEDSVTCAVQKDSGDDPDVTNGIMVYAKVSKNEEGTVCIDGGIGVGRVTKAGLEQPKGNAAINRVPRQMITDAVMEVCDENDYASGINVEIIIPQGVEIAKRTFNPNLGIVGGISVLGTSGIVEPMSEAALIESIRVEMKMAVANGAEYLLLSPGNYGADFTKENLSIPNVQSIKFSNYVGEAIDIANELGVKGILFISHIGKFIKVAGGIMNTHSKYADARMEILAANAVLAGASIHTLEEILKCVTTDEALAILELSGITEKTMEHVVEKIKHYLNRRAYESMEIGAIIFSNEYGILGQTENAKELLRCLENCTE
- the hemL gene encoding glutamate-1-semialdehyde 2,1-aminomutase, which produces MTRSEELFKEALKVIPGGVNSPVRAFGSVGESPRFIKRAEGAHLYDVDGKEYIDYICSWGPMILGHNHPDILESVVQACQNGLSFGAVTEMEVKMAKLICELVPSIEMVRMVNSGTEAVMSAIRVARGYTGRNKIIKFNGCYHGHSDGLLVKAGSGVMTAGVPDSLGVPKGCTEDTLTANYNDITGVQELFNQYRSDIAAVIVEPVAANMGVVLPKEGFLHGLRKLCNENGTVLIFDEVITGFRLGIDGAQGYYGVTPDLTTYGKIIGAGMPVGAYGGRKEIMEVVAPLGAVYQAGTLSGNPVAMTAGYTQLTILKENPDYYTKLNQMGELLFGDIEMKFRRAGIPFQMNHVGSLGSLFFAKEEVYDYQSAKASDTEQYKAYFKYMLNKGIYLAPAQFEAMFLSVAHGEEEIKQTLDTMDGFLESVR
- the hemB gene encoding porphobilinogen synthase is translated as MDMIQRPRRLRNNSILRKMVRETRMDKSSLVYPVFIKGGVGIEEEIKSMEGQFRYSIDRLPYKLEELAKAGIDKVLLFGIPEEKDECGSSAFDDNGIIQKALRSLKMQFPEMYCITDVCMCEYTSHGHCGILNGDKVDNDKTLEYLAKIALSHAEAGADMIAPSDMMDGRIGAIRRMLDSNQLEHIPIMSYAVKYASAFYGPFREAAGSAPAFGDRKTYQMDYHNKREAMKEALLDIEEGADIIMVKPALSYHDVINEVSNAVQVPVAAYSVSGEYAMVKAAAKAGFINEADVICEMATGAYRAGASIYITYFANELARYMDEGRIG
- the cobI gene encoding precorrin-2 C(20)-methyltransferase, translated to MFGKLYGVGVGPGDPELLTIKAVRILKEADILAVPGEEKESSVAYKIASQSVKEIDNKKIISIHMPMTKDEKRLEESHNNGAGEIISYLEQGKNVAFLTLGDPTIYSTYIYLHKIVSERGYETEIISGIPSFCAVAAKLNQGLVEKNEQLHVVPSSYDIKDAMELSGTKVLMKSGKKISSVVEHLKTLNCQASMVENCGMENERIYQSLDEIKDDAGYYSLIIVKEN